The Feifania hominis genomic interval GCTTCTGTATGATCTCCCGGAGCTTCTCTCTCGGAATGCTCGCGTCGTCGTCGAGCGCCTCGACGAACTCCTCAAACGTGATGGCGCCCATCGTCAAAAGCTGCGTCAGCCCGGACTCCTGCGCGAGCTTGCTGTAGGGGTTGTTCGGCGAAACGTCCACACGCACGTCGGGGCGCATGTCGCGAAGTTCCTTTGCGGGCACTTTTTCGCGGGTCTCTTTGCTGTCTTCCCCGTCGTAGATGAGCTCAACGCCGTTCGGGTTGTAAGCCAGCCACATGTCCACCCAGATGAGCGCCACATCCTCCACCCACTGGCGAAACGCCGAGACCTGCATGTTGACGCTCAGTGTCTTCGCGTCGCGCGCCGCGTTGATCGCCGCGCCCGAGGCGAGCTCGGGGTTGACGTTTTCCAGGCTGTCGCCCGCGCCCGAGAGCTCGCGGGTGAGCTGTGCGAGCTCCTGCCAGATGCTCTTGGCATGGGGCGAGATGTTCGCCGGCTGCAAATATGCCACCACATTGCCAATGCCCTGACCCGTCATATCGCGAACGGCAATGTTGCTGTCCGGGTAGCTGAGCTTTTTGACGTCGTCCGGCGAGAGCGCCCCCTCCTGATACACCTTGTGCGGAAAGGCCGAGGCCTTGACCGCGCTCTCAAAGCGGTAGAGGTTCTTGTTGACGGAGATCTGGTTTGGAATCTTGTCCCAGATGTCGCCCACACCCCGCGCCGAGCCTTTCTTCGGCTTCCATGAGTACTGCGCAATGGGGTAGAGCGTCAGCCCCTCAATCCGCGTCGCCGGGTGATACAAAACGTTCTTCGTCGTCTTGGCAAACCAGACCTCGCCGTCCTGCTTCCAGAGCTTCATCACCGAGATGAGCTTGCGGTCGTTTGCCACCTCGCGCTTGATGCCAAGCTGGCCGGTGGTGTCATCATCCGAAACAATGCGGCCGATCTCCTCCTGCGCAAGGCCGTTTTCGCGCGCCTCGCGGCGCACCTGGTCAACATACCGCCGCTGAATGATGAGCAGATACGGCTGCTCCTGAATGTCCGGGTTGTTCTCATCGCCGAACATGATGTTGGTGCAGTCCAAAAGCTCCATTTTGAGCTCATCCCCGCCGTCGTAAAACCAGGCGAAGCTGTCGCCGCTCACAAAGGCATTCTGCAGAATGTCCCACTGGTAGCGGTCGAGCTTGACACGCTCCCAGGTCTTGGCTGCAAAGCGGCTCAGACGCTCACAGAGCTTCAGTCTGCGCGAGCGCTGCTCGTCGTTTCCCTCAAAGTTCATCGAGGTATAGCGAATGGACATGGTATTCTGGCCGACCAGCGCCGTGGAGTTCTTCATGATGGGCTGCAGGATGTTCAGCTGTGCCGGGCGCTCATCTCCCGACTTGAGCCCGTGCCACTGGTCGCCCTCCACCATGCGAAAGCACTCGTCCACCCGGCTGTAGTAGCCGTCTGCGTTCAGGTAGTCCAGACCCTTTTGATATTCGTTCCAGATGTCGTCGCAGTGCACTCCGCTCAGCTCGTCCTCGCGTGCTCCGCTCCCTCCGCCCAGCTGACTGCCGGGCATCCGTCCACTCCGCCGCTCGTCCTCTCCCCACAAAGCCTGCGGGCTTTGCGGGGGCCCCCCATTGCCGTCACGCAGTGACCCGTTACGCAGGGGGCCTGTTTTTTTCTTTTTCATTCTACATCCTCCTCGTCCTCGTGCGCTCCGCTCGTCCTTTTCCCCAGCGAAACTGCGGTTTCGCCGGGGGCCCCATTGCCGTCACGCAGTGACCCGCCCCGCAAGGGGCCTGCCTGTTGCTTTTTTCTCATTCTACATCCTCCTGTTTCCTGCCGGTACCATAGTTCTCAATATTGTCATGTATCGCTCTGGCTCGCGCCTCGTCGCAGTGCGCTCCGCTCAGCTGCGTCGGCTGATCGCCGGCTTCGTTCGCTGCGCGACTGCTCCTCCCCAACGGAACCGCGGTTCTGTTGGGTGTTCCATAAAATAGGGGCCTCGGCCCAATATTCAGCTCCCGTCTCACACGGCGCCCGGCGTGATACCCCAGCGCAAACGCAAAAAAAGCTGCCCCCGGCAGCAGAATACACAAAATCAAAAAGCCAATTTCAAACATGTTGTCTCTCCTTTCACTGTATGAAAAAGAGCGCTCCCCCCGAGGGGTGCGCTCCAGTCCATTTTTAGTTGCTTTATTCGGCCTGTTCAGGGCGTGTCAGCCTGCTCAAGGCGCAGACTGCCCACCTCAAACGCTCCGCCGCGGTACTTCACCTCACCGCGCAGCGCGGCCGCATACTCCAGAACGCTGCTCGGCCACTCGGTCTGCATGCAGGCGACCGGCTGTTCAACCGTCATGGTGCCGTCCTCCTCAAGCCGAAAGCGCAGCGAATCGGCGGGCCCAACCTCAAATTCCCACTCCCAGATCGGCTTTTCCTCGCCGCAATCCGCACTCCCGGAAAAGTCGATCTCGGCCGTGATCTCCTGCCCGTCTCGGCGGGTCGTCAGCGTGCGAACCGCCGAACCCTCCTCGCCGGGCAGCGCCGTCACGCTCAGCTCACCGCCCCGCTGAAAGACCCTGTAATACCCCACGGAATTCAGATGAGCCGCCAGCGTCAGCGACTCGCCGTCCCGCTCCAGCATCCAGAGCTGGCTGTACTGCGGTACCCCGTCCATGCCCCAGGCGGCATACTCGTTTTCCCCGTCGCCGTCGTAGTCATGGCACTCCATTTGAAACATCTTCCAGTGGGGTTCTCCGTGCTCAATCTCCGGCAGATAGCTCACCGTCCGGCCGCAGACCGCCGCCACGCCGCGCTCTTCAAACACCGCATAAAAGCTGACCTCTCCGTCATCGTACAGCAGCGGCAGCTTTGTCTGGCGCATCCGCCCGTCGAGTGTAACATCGAACACGCGTCCCGGTTCATTTTCCCCGGCACGCAGAAGCTCACCCGCCGCCTGCTCAATCACAAGCGCATCACCGCGCTGCGCCGAACAGCCGCCAAGTGCGAGCGCTACCGCCATTGTCAACGCAAACAGCCTCAATCCCCTTGGCAAATCCGTCAGCTCCTAACCAATGTATTTAAAAAAAACATGATTACCGATCGTAATAGGCTCTTCAATCGGCTTATCCGCATAGGTTCTCCGGTCCGGATCATAGTGATTATAAAACTGGTTTTTTGTCCGATACTGCGTATAAGTAGAAATGGGACTTTTATACTGTTCAGCCAATACGCCGTCTAAAATATCATCGGCAAGTTCGAGCGCATTCTTCCATCCTTCGCTGTCATAGTCAATATAAAAAGACTGCACATTACCACCTTCGCCGCTGAGCGCGGTAAATTGTCCCGGTTCAGACACGATATCCCAGTAGTTCTTCTTTGTATAATTTTTCTCAGCCGGATTGTGATAGTTCTTTCGATTATAAATTGTAAATGCTACCGGGAGCTGCTGATCCGCATGTGTCTGTTCGCCATAGATGGTACGAGCGATCAATTCTCTTATATCAAAGACATTATTCATAAGATATTCTCTTCGCTCGCTCGGCTCCATACTTTCAAATTTGCCACTTCCAGGTTCGCCCAGAATATTTTTTGAATATTGCTCTTTGGTTACCAGCTGCTCATTTTTGCGGCGTTCATTCATATTGTACTGCTCGGAACCATCTGTCGACATACCGCCCGGTCGATACTGCTCCGACCAGTCTGTGGACATGCCGCCCCTGTCAACCCAGCCTGTATTCGTACTGTCGTCAAACCCGGCAGGCTCCTTTTGAGTGCTTAAGAGAGCATCTCTCCAAACACCCCTGCCAACAGGATTCTTTTGATTTGTGTTGCGCCCATTTTTTACTATTTTATCATAAAATTCATTATTCGCCATCTTATTTTCTCCTGTTTCCGTATTAACCACTTTTTATATCGCTTCAATCTTTTCTCTTCCCACCGGTTCGTCCGGCTTGAAGATGGAAAACGCATAGTGCGGCTCCGGCAGCGGAACCTCCGCCGGCCGCGGCCTGCCCGCGAGAAAGTATCGCAGCGCATCCGGCCCGTGGGTGTGCTCGTGCGGCTCGTCCGCCACATCATTTGGGTTGTGTTCATCGTGCTGCAGCGCCGGCAGACATCGAATCAGATTCGTACACCCCTCGAATATGTGAAGCCGGGCGGTCTTCTTCCCGTCCATGCCCACGACCGGCTTGAGCCATTCCTTGAGATTGTACCAGCCCTGTACCCGGTTGTTGTCCGCCTTTGTCAAAAACACGCCCTGCTCCGCGAACAGCTCCGCCGCGCTCTTGCCTGTCTCCTGCCGCCGGTTCCACAAATCCGGCGGCGCAAAAAAAGCGTCGATGTCCTCCCCCTCGTTCCGCTCCCGTATCGCCTTTGCCGCGTCTGAGATAATGAGACCGCTGCGGTACAGCTCACGGTACACCCACGCATCGCCGCGCTCGTCCACCGCGATGCAGTAGCCCGCCAGCATGTCGAGCCCGTAGTCCATCGTGAAGTACCGCCGCCACCCCTCGGGAATCGCAAAGCCCTTACACACATGAAGCTCTCTGGAAAACTCCGGGAAGTACTGCCCCGCGAACACATCCCAGTCGCCGTCGAGCCACGCCCTGCGCAAGTCCTCCGGCAGAGCCTCCAGCATCTGCACATACCCCGGGTCACGCTCCAGCAGCGCTTTGTTGTCGTAGACTCTGGCCGGAATAAATGTGTAGTCCTCCGGGTTTTCTCCCGGCCCATACTGCCGGTCGATGAAGAGACGCCTGACCCACTCGTGCCCTACCCCTCCCGGGTTGCAGGTCAGGTAGAAGCGCTTGGGAAATTCATTTGCCCCGCGCAGACAGGCCGTCAGCGTGTCAAACTGGTACTTGGTGAAATGGGTCGCCTCATCCATGAAAATGGCGTCAAACTCCTGTCCCTGAAACTGGTTGACGTCGCTCTCGCTGTCGCAGTACCCAAAGCGGATTCGGCTCCCGTTCGGGAATAAAAACGCCTTTTCCGTCTCCTTGTATTTCGCCACACCCCCAAGCTCGCTCATCATGGGCAGAATGTGATTCTCCCGCAGCTCGGGGTAGGTCTTGCGCAAAATGAGAAGCCGAATGCCCGCGTAGCGCACAGCCATGAGCTTTGCCTTCTGTCTCACAGCCCAGCTCTTGCCGCCGCCGCGCGCCCCGCCATATGCCACAAACCGTGTGCGCGCCCGAAGAAAGAGAAGCTGCTTCTCGTTTGGCTGCTCTATGATTTTGACCACATTGACCCTCCAGCAATTAGTTGATGTTCGTTTTTAACTGTGACCACTTAAAAACGAACCGCTGAACTGCTAAGTTCAGCCTGCGCCTGTCGACTTGGCTTCACAAAGCATTTCATGCGTGTTTCTCAT includes:
- a CDS encoding cell wall hydrolase — protein: MANNEFYDKIVKNGRNTNQKNPVGRGVWRDALLSTQKEPAGFDDSTNTGWVDRGGMSTDWSEQYRPGGMSTDGSEQYNMNERRKNEQLVTKEQYSKNILGEPGSGKFESMEPSERREYLMNNVFDIRELIARTIYGEQTHADQQLPVAFTIYNRKNYHNPAEKNYTKKNYWDIVSEPGQFTALSGEGGNVQSFYIDYDSEGWKNALELADDILDGVLAEQYKSPISTYTQYRTKNQFYNHYDPDRRTYADKPIEEPITIGNHVFFKYIG
- a CDS encoding phage terminase large subunit, which translates into the protein MVKIIEQPNEKQLLFLRARTRFVAYGGARGGGKSWAVRQKAKLMAVRYAGIRLLILRKTYPELRENHILPMMSELGGVAKYKETEKAFLFPNGSRIRFGYCDSESDVNQFQGQEFDAIFMDEATHFTKYQFDTLTACLRGANEFPKRFYLTCNPGGVGHEWVRRLFIDRQYGPGENPEDYTFIPARVYDNKALLERDPGYVQMLEALPEDLRRAWLDGDWDVFAGQYFPEFSRELHVCKGFAIPEGWRRYFTMDYGLDMLAGYCIAVDERGDAWVYRELYRSGLIISDAAKAIRERNEGEDIDAFFAPPDLWNRRQETGKSAAELFAEQGVFLTKADNNRVQGWYNLKEWLKPVVGMDGKKTARLHIFEGCTNLIRCLPALQHDEHNPNDVADEPHEHTHGPDALRYFLAGRPRPAEVPLPEPHYAFSIFKPDEPVGREKIEAI